The genomic DNA GCGCAGCGCCAGGTTGCGCAACGCCTTGTCCTTGGCGCTGCCGGCACGCAGCTCCAGCGTGACCAGTTGCAGTTCTTCGGCCAGCACGGGGCTTTTCAGGCCGATCTCGGCGCCCACCCGCGCCAGCGCCGCATCCATCGCCAGGCCGGCCTCGACGCATACCGTCATCAGGTCGAGCGCGTCGGGGAAGCTCTCGAAGATCTCGCGCTGACGCAAGCTGACGCGACGCTTCAGGATCAGGTCCGGCACGTAGTAGCCGCACGCGGCCGCCACGACGAGATAAAGCACCGTGATACTGGCGGCGCGCGCAGGATCGTTGCGCAGCACGACGTACAGCAGCAGCGGCAGCCCCACCGTCAACGCCGTTTTCCCGGCGTGGAACAGGCCAGGCGTGGATGGCGCGCGCCAGCCGGCGTTGATGAAGCGCAGGCGTACGGGCGAGCTTTCCCAGCCCTCGGCCGGCACCGACAGCTTGGCCAGCGGCTCGGCCAGCGCCGCCAGGCGCGCCAGCCAGCTGCCCTGGGTGGGCTTGCGGCTCTCGCGTTCGTCCAGCGCGGTCAGGCGGCCCTTGACGGGATCGCGTGTCAATAGCAGCAGCGCCAGGGCGGCGATAGCGAATACGAACAGAAACAGGGCCGCCAGGATCAGCAGCTGGGCAGTAGTCATGGTCAACAAATCCTTATACGCGCAAGCGCACCAGCTTGCGGATCGCCAGCACGCCAAGCACCATCATCGTGGCCGCACCGCCCAGCAGCTTGCGGCCGCCGGGGTCGGTAAACAGCACGCCCATCGTCTCGGGATTGGCCAGGTACATCACGCCGCCAGCGCCAAACGGCAGCAGGCACAGCACCCACGCCGACATGCGCCCCTCCGCCGACAGCACGCGCACCTGGCCCAGCAGCTTGTGGCGGTCGCGCACGATGGCGCTGATCGACGCCAGCAACTCCGTCAGGTTGCCGCCCGTCTCGCGCTGGATCAGCACCGCGACGACGAAGTACTGCAGGTCCATGCTGGGCACCCGCTGCGCCAGGTTGTTCAGTGCATCGCCCATCGCCACGCCGAAGTTGACTTCGTCGAACGCGGCCTTGAATTCCTCGCCCAGCGGTGCATCCATCTCGTCGCCGACCAGCTTCAGTGCCGTGGGAAACGCATGGCCGGCGCGCATCGCGCGGCTCATCATGTCCAGCGCCTCCGGCAGCTGGCGCTCGAACTTGGCCAGGCGCGCCGTCTTGGCACGCGTCAGGTGCAGCAGCGGCAGCGCGCCCACCGCGGCACCGGCCAGCAGCAGCATCAAGCCTGGCAGATGCACCCAGGCCCCCAGCAACAGCCCAAGCATGAACATGCCGACGCAGATACCCAGCAGCCGGGCCAGCATGTAGCCCGCGCCGGCCTGCAGCAGCATGCGATCCAAGGTCCGGGTACCGGGCACGCGGCGCAGCAGCAGATCGATGTCGGGATTGGCGCTGAGGCGGCGCTCCTTGACGATCGTGACGTCCGACGCCTTCGCCTCGCCGCCGATGACGCCGCGCAGCCGGCGCGCCACCCGCTCGGCCTCCGGGCTGCGGTGCGTGCTCCAACCCACGTAGAGGCCCCACACCATCAGCATCACGGCGGCGAAGATCAGCAGGATAACCAGCAGGAACGTCGTGTCCATCGTCGCCTCAGCGGGGCTCGAAGATCTGCGCCGGCAGCGTGATGCCGAACGTGCGCAGGCGCTCGGCGAACTTCGGCCGCACGCCGCTGGCGCTGAAGTGGCCCAGCACCGTGCCGTCGTCCGCGACACCGGTCTGCTTGTAGGCGAAGATTTCCTGCATCGTGATGACTTCACCCTCCATGCCCGTCACCTCCGAGATCGACAGCACCTTGCGCTTGCCGTCCGTCAGGCGCGAGACCTGCACGACGACGCCGACGGCGGAGCTGATCTGCTGGCGGATGGCCCGGGCCGGCAAGGTGGCGGCGGCCATCGTCACCATGTTCTCCAGGCGCGTCAGCGCATCGCGCGGCGTGTTGGCGTGGATCGTCGCCATCGAGCCCTCGTGGCCCGTGTTCATCGCGCCCAGCATGTCCATCGCCTCGGCGCCGCGCACCTCGCCCAGGATGATGCGGTCGGGCCGCATCCGCAGCGCGTTGCGCACCAGCGCGCGCTGCGTCACTTCGCCCTTGCCCTCGATATTTTCCGGCCGCGTTTCCAGGCGCACCACGTGCGGCTGCTGCAGCTGCAGCTCGGCCGCGTCTTCCACCGTGACGATGCGCTCGGTCTGGTTGATGAAGCCGGAAATCACGTTCAGCATCGTCGTCTTGCCGCTGCCGGTACCGCCCGAGATCAGGATGTTGACCTTGGCCTTGCCCAGGCCTTGTAGCACCTCGGCCATGTCGGCCGTCACGCTGCCGTACGAGACCAGGTCGGCCAGGCGCAGAGGATCGGCCGAGAAGCGCCGGATCGACATCACCGGACCATCGATCGCCAGCGGCGGAATGATGGCGTTGACGCGCGAGCCGTCCGGCAGGCGCGCATCGACCATCGGGCTCGACTCGTCGATGCGGCGGCCCACGCGCGAGACGATCTTGTCGATGATCTTCATCAGGTGGGCGTCGTCGGTGAACGTGACGTCGGTCAGCTCCAGCTTACCGCGCCGTTCCACATACACCTGCTTGTGCGTGTTGACGAGGATGTCGGATACCGTCGGGTCCTCCAGCAGCGGCTCGAGCGGGCCGAAGCCGAGCATCTCGTTCTGGATGTCGCGCGTCAGCGTCTTGCGCTCGGCGTCGTTGATGACGACCATCTCTT from Pseudoduganella armeniaca includes the following:
- a CDS encoding CpaF family protein; protein product: MNMPSSLRERLSSGTPRPTAQRGPIDNRAYHQLKSRIHEALLDRVDLESMQRLTPDQIRQELRLLVERLLEEEMVVINDAERKTLTRDIQNEMLGFGPLEPLLEDPTVSDILVNTHKQVYVERRGKLELTDVTFTDDAHLMKIIDKIVSRVGRRIDESSPMVDARLPDGSRVNAIIPPLAIDGPVMSIRRFSADPLRLADLVSYGSVTADMAEVLQGLGKAKVNILISGGTGSGKTTMLNVISGFINQTERIVTVEDAAELQLQQPHVVRLETRPENIEGKGEVTQRALVRNALRMRPDRIILGEVRGAEAMDMLGAMNTGHEGSMATIHANTPRDALTRLENMVTMAAATLPARAIRQQISSAVGVVVQVSRLTDGKRKVLSISEVTGMEGEVITMQEIFAYKQTGVADDGTVLGHFSASGVRPKFAERLRTFGITLPAQIFEPR
- a CDS encoding type II secretion system F family protein, yielding MDTTFLLVILLIFAAVMLMVWGLYVGWSTHRSPEAERVARRLRGVIGGEAKASDVTIVKERRLSANPDIDLLLRRVPGTRTLDRMLLQAGAGYMLARLLGICVGMFMLGLLLGAWVHLPGLMLLLAGAAVGALPLLHLTRAKTARLAKFERQLPEALDMMSRAMRAGHAFPTALKLVGDEMDAPLGEEFKAAFDEVNFGVAMGDALNNLAQRVPSMDLQYFVVAVLIQRETGGNLTELLASISAIVRDRHKLLGQVRVLSAEGRMSAWVLCLLPFGAGGVMYLANPETMGVLFTDPGGRKLLGGAATMMVLGVLAIRKLVRLRV
- a CDS encoding type II secretion system F family protein; its protein translation is MTTAQLLILAALFLFVFAIAALALLLLTRDPVKGRLTALDERESRKPTQGSWLARLAALAEPLAKLSVPAEGWESSPVRLRFINAGWRAPSTPGLFHAGKTALTVGLPLLLYVVLRNDPARAASITVLYLVVAAACGYYVPDLILKRRVSLRQREIFESFPDALDLMTVCVEAGLAMDAALARVGAEIGLKSPVLAEELQLVTLELRAGSAKDKALRNLALRTGVEDVDALVKMLIQADRFGTSIGVALRVQSEQLRTRRRQRVEEQAGKIATKLLFPLIFFIFPSLLVVLLGPAVLQITHALMPSINAVH